One window of Salminus brasiliensis chromosome 16, fSalBra1.hap2, whole genome shotgun sequence genomic DNA carries:
- the sprn2 gene encoding shadow of prion protein 2, whose amino-acid sequence MLGRRTLTLVCVWMLLVASFCPWASGKRGGVFRGRGKGVGMGSKTPPTQNKGSSKQGLKLAGAAAAGAIGGAAIGYGLGSLGRPRYGHGYGYGYDDSSEEDRRYYHPDGPGYHNRSDWRYYKGGGSSGPALDTLLMLGVALSVFMLG is encoded by the coding sequence ATGCTGGGCCGTCGGACACTGaccttggtgtgtgtgtggatgttgcTGGTGGCCTCTTTCTGCCCCTGGGCCTCTGGTAAGAGAGGGGGTGTGTTCCGGGGGCGGGGTAAAGGAGTAGGAATGGGCAGTAAAACCCCACCCACTCAGAACAAAGGCTCCTCCAAACAGGGGCTGAAGCTGGCCGGGGCGGCTGCTGCTGGGGCTATCGGCGGGGCGGCTATCGGCTACGGCCTTGGCTCTTTGGGCAGACCCAGGTACGGCCATGGTTACGGCTATGGCTACGATGATTCTTCTGAAGAGGACAGACGGTACTACCACCCTGATGGACCAGGCTACCATAACCGCTCTGACTGGAGGTACTACAAGGGTGGAGGCAGCTCAGGGCCCGCTCTGGACACTCTCCTAATGCTTGGAGTGGCACTCAGCGTCTTCATGTTAGGCTGA